One segment of Eriocheir sinensis breed Jianghai 21 chromosome 69, ASM2467909v1, whole genome shotgun sequence DNA contains the following:
- the LOC126988600 gene encoding glutamate-rich WD repeat-containing protein 1-like, translated as MDEDRAETMEGEEEMEEEEAVEEGEGEEGKEEEEGGGGGLECDMSAYKLFHEGSTGAPCLSFDILRDGLGDARTCESPVSVSFVAGTQGARVHLNTVMVVKVNKLSKVSEKDSESESESELDDEEDEGREPAIASASYKHNGGVNRIRATTINNIQLAAAWSELGQVNIYNLTSLIQDIEEGRGGGGGGGGGHTRDDPPMFTFRGHKTEGFAVDWSSAMPGTLATGDCERHVHIWRPQEGGRWAVCAEPLSAHTASVEDIQWSPGEQNVLATCSVDRSLRVWDIRAPPKKACMLTLSEAHSSDINVIHWSRSEPFIASGGDDGCVRVWDLRRMQPGNTSPASSMVAELRHHSGPVSTVEWHPNEGSVLASGGEDDAILQWDLAVERDTTAGVAEEEDIPEQLLFVHKGQKEVKELHWHPQVPGLIVSTAASGFNIFKTISC; from the exons ATGGACGAGGACAGGGCGGAGacaatggagggggaggaagagatggaggaggaggaggcggtggaggagggcgagggagaggaaggaaaggaggaagaggagggaggaggaggagggctggagtGTGATATGTCGGCCTATAAACTCTTCCACGAGGGCAGCACAG GCGCCCCGTGTCTCAGTTTTGATATCCTGCGTGACGGCCTGGGTGACGCGCGCACCTGTGAAAGTCCTGTAAGTGTGAGCTTCGTGGCGGGGACCCAGGGAGCCCGGGTGCACCTCAACACTGTCATGGTGgtcaag GTCAACAAGCTCTCCAAGGTCAGCGAGAAGGACagcgagagtgagagcgagagtgagctggatgacgaggaggatgaaggacGCGAGCCGGCCATCGCATCCGCCTCTTATAAGCACAACGGAGGAGTCAACCGgattagg gccaccaccatcaacaacatccAACTCGCAGCCGCCTGGTCAGAGCTTGGTCAGGTCAACATCTATAACCTGACCTCCCTCATACAAGACatcgaggagggaagaggaggaggaggaggaggaggaggaggtcacacgAGAGATGACCCGCCTATGTTTACGTTCCGAGGTCATAAAACGGAAGGATTTGCGGTTGATTGGTCTTCCGCTATGcctg GCACGCTGGCGACCGGGGACTGCGAGCGTCATGTGCACATCTGGCGGCCACAGGAGGGAGGGCGGTGGGCCGTGTGCGCGGAGCCTCTCAGCGCGCACACAGCCTCCGTGGAAGACATTCAGTGGTCACCCGGCGAGCAGAACGTGTTGGCGACATGTTCGGTGGACCGCAG ctTGCGTGTGTGGGACATCCGAGCGCCCCCCAAGAAGGCCTGTATGTTGACGCTGTCCGAGGCACACTCCAGCGACATCAATGTCATCCACTGGAGTCGGAGCGAGCCCTTCATCGCCTCTGGGGGGGATGACGGGTGTGTGCGGGTGTGGGACCTTCGCCGGATGCAG CCCGGCAACACCAGTCCAGCCTCATCAATGGTGGCCGAGCTGCGTCACCACAGCGGACCGGTCAGTACCGTCGAATGGCACCCCAATGAAGGCTCCGTCCTGGCCTCGGGGGGGGAGGACGATGCCATACTGCAGTGGGATCTGGCGGTGGAGCGGGACACGACGGCGGGGGTggcggaagaggag GACATCCCCGAGCAGCTCCTCTTCGTCCACAAGGGTCAGAAGGAGGTCAAGGAACTCCATTGGCATCCTCAAGTTCCAGGGCTGATTGTCTCAACGGCTGCAAGTGGATTCAACATCTTCAAAACTATCAgctgttag